ataaccaaattaatgtcttttttagtttcaaaatgttacgtataaatttattaaccattcaatctattaaaaataataaaaaaaattgttaaatgaaatttatatttttaaatacaagaaatttgagaaatgaaaattttaattttttttttcaaaatctaaatatccgaacccgatccgaaataaccgaatccgaactaaaaatacccgaacccgatccgaagtacagaaatacccgaacgggttctacatctctataccgaaatacccgaaaatctaaaatatccgatccgaacccgaacggatatccGAACGCTCACCCCTATCGCCTACTAAACCAGGGTGAGCATTGCTGTTTCTCTTGCTTATTACATGTATTTTGaatatcccctagactatatttgcgaagtgattttgccacatgttctttctacaatcaatttcacaaaacaaatatgacataactactgaaattgatgacatgtcttatagcttaatatgacatggacaattgcatttaatgttaatttatatttctggtaagctttttaaaatatggtaataactcatatattacatttaatctcaatttatatttttggaaatttttttagaatatgggaataactcataaatcatcattaaaataaatatattcaaataaggtattataaattttgaaatataatttaattatttttttttaattatacaattttattactaatattttcaaaaatgtatacaatttttttagaaaattataaaaaatttaatcgtaaaattattattttcttatatatcttcaaattttataaatattgtttaattttaatttttggtaattatgcaatttttacaaatttatttgatatatttaattaaaataaatagatagaaaaatctatctaagattataatttcaaatatatacatgcatattcttaaatatattttttatgtttagttaaatcaaatttatattaaaatattgatacgaaaaagaaaatttacaacattaataaaaatttattttaaaatataatttatatttatctgttaaatttttttactgcacatggtgcaggaaaacataCGGTGTCTTATATAAACactcaattttaaatttatgacaTAATCCCCAACAATAGATATCTCAGAAAGACTACAAGTTAACATTTGACTTAGAATTCGATACCTTTGGGGATCTTTCATACTGACTCATTGTATTTAAGTAGAGTGAaagcaaacaaaataaataaatattttgctaACTCAGATAACTTTGCGGTATCCCCATTCATTGGTGTACTGCTGGCTGACTGATTTTGTTGACTAATTCTAACTGGTGCGTTTTGCTCTTGTAAATTGACATTTTTTGGAACAGAGATTTTGCGTGTAACTAGACTGTTGGAGAATGCCGCAGTTTTGAGTCAGAGTGGGTTTCACCACCCTAGCCCTCTAGGTAATGGAAGGATATTTCAGAATGCAAGAGCTGACATGAGGGGATGGGGAGCCTCACAGTTTCCATCAGAAGTATGACTACTAACCAGTAACCACCCCCATTAACATAACTCTTTTTCATCTAATTTTATTCTACAGTAATTTAAGCGATACTGACATTAACATTTGATTACTTTCAGTCCTAGTTTATCATGACAGGTAAACTTTGGCTAACACTAAATACCTGTAATAATGTATACAGGATCCTGTCTTAGTTATATCAACACTAATGAGATACTCCACCGTGCTGTAATTGCTCTAAGCAAAATATTAGGGTCATAGTAGCTACAGGTTGCACAATTCTCATTTCCATGGAGAGGAAGTTTCTGATATTCTTTTGCTATTTTAATGGTGCAACTATACGTCAATTAATAACTTTTGCTTTTCACTTTGTGGTTGATTTGGCTTCTAAATTGTGTTGGTTGATAATATGTTGAGATCTATTCTATCGTCTCCTGGGCCAAACTGGCTTAACTCACCTGGTAGTCCGTCTGGTCTGATCGCTAAGCAAACAATTAGGATCGATATTCCAGCCGACGATTATCCAAATGTATCAACACTCATTTCTACACTGAATTTATATACAGAAAtggttaaataaatattattttggtcGGAATATACCTCTAATTTTGTTATGACAGTTCAATTTCGTTGGTCGCTTCCTGGGTCCTAGAGGAAACTCCTTGAATCGAGTTGAAGCAAGTACTGATTGCCGTGTTCTTATAAGAGGAAGAGGCAGCatactaatttattattttcgaaaatgttgatatttccaaaacaatattaatttcaaaataaaatcgaAATTGATATTAAATAAGATAAGTgaacaaaagtaaaacaaaataaatagattaacttaatatttataatatttttagaaacttAAGATAACAATAATATGCAAAATAAGAATTAATTCTAAAATGTaagactaaaaaaaatatatgtaaataaatttagaGAAATTGGGCGTCTATACCATCATTTTGGAC
The window above is part of the Brassica napus cultivar Da-Ae chromosome C8, Da-Ae, whole genome shotgun sequence genome. Proteins encoded here:
- the LOC106362544 gene encoding KH domain-containing protein At5g56140-like, which codes for MMMMTSLGGGGVDGGGGGRFMTYSSSLSVPPSAPHSPSYSGGIRSQSSVFVEQEKYLSELLEERHKLTPFFPILPHARSLLGVEILRVTRLLENAAVLSQSGFHHPSPLGNGRIFQNARADMRGWGASQFPSERSILSSPGPNWLNSPGSPSGLIAKQTIRIDIPADDYPNFNFVGRFLGPRGNSLNRVEASTDCRVLIRGRGKT